One Sediminispirochaeta bajacaliforniensis DSM 16054 genomic window, TCCTCATCACCTATGGCGATGATCTGGGTAAGCTCTCCGGGAAGCTCGATAGGGACCACTCCTGCCACGGCATAGGTACGATAGCGCTCTATCCTTCGTTCGAAGTCGGGATGACCTGCAAAACGCCGGTAAAAGAAGCGATGGTTGTCGGGAATCGGAAAATGGACCATGTAGTCGATTGCCTCGGTCTCGAGAAGCCGTAAGCCCCATTCGGTCTCACTTTTTTTCAGATGGCGCTTCCAGCAAAGCCTTCGGCTTGAACAATCGTAGAGGCCCGCTCCGGAAGAGAAGATGAGATAATCCAGGGGCCAGGGCTCCGGCCAGCTTTCCCGGATGCTTGCAAGACTTCGCCCCGTTGCCACCACCCGAACCACATTACGAGGCAATGTGTGTTCGAGAACTTCGAGCACCGAGGGAACGGGATGGCCGCCGACCGCCATGGTCCCATCGAAGTCCAGGGCGATAAGCGATCTATTCGATAAGCTCATAGCTGCCCGCCACTATGGGAATGTTAAGGTTGCCGAGGACCCGTTCCAGCAAAACCCCCTCCCTGTTCGGAATCTTGTATCCAAAGGTCGCACGAATGGCAACAGAGATAAACTGCACGGCCCTATCCAGGGCTATTGGCAGACTGTCTCCCTGCAGGATGCTTCCAACCACCACGCTTGCAAAAATATCCCCGGTTCCCGGATAGAAGGCCGGGATATAGCTGCAATCGACCTTCCAGAACCGACCGTCATCCCTATCGTAGGCAACGACGGTGGAGATATGCGGGGTATCGTCGGTCCGAACGCTGGTAATGATTACCTGCCGGGGGCCCATCTCCGAGAGACGCCGAAGATAGCCCTTGACCGCTTTCAGGTCGGTTTTCTCATGGTAGGTTTCATCCAGAAGAAGCATGGCCTCGGTAAAATTTGGGGTGATGATATCCGCTTTTCCAACCAGTTGCCTCATTTGAGACACCAAGAAGGGGCCTATCGGAGCATAGGTTGCACCGTCGTCCCCCATGACCGGATCCACAAGGACAATCGTATCTTCACCACGGAACGAGACAATAAAATCCGACACAATCTCCACCTGCTTTTCACTTCCGAGAAATCCCGAGTATATGGCCTGAAAATCGATGTCGAGGCTTTTCCAATGCTTAATAATCTCTCCCATCTGATGGGTCAAATCAAAGAACGCGTAATTTTCAAAGCCGCCCGTCTGGGTCGAAAGCAGGGCCGTAGGCAGGGGACAGACCTGCACTCCCATGGTAGATAGAATTGGGCTGACGATGGTAAGACTCGACCGTCCGAAACCCGAGAGATCGTGGATGGCAGCCACCCGCGGTACAGGATTCTTCATGTATTGCCTCCCTATTCGGAAAGAGTATCATGTTCCATACCTCTTTTGCAAAAGGGCAGATCCCCTACTTCTTGTCCTAATTGGCCTCGCGTGGTAGAACTTTTTCATGATTGATTACGAACAACTGCTTATATCGGCACAGCCTCTTATTCTTTCCGCAAGCGGATGGAGAAAGATTTTCGCTGCAACAGGCGAGGAAGAGGATTCATCCCCCCGGCTTTTGCCGGAAGACAAGGCGCTTGTTGCCGTCATGATCGCTGCTTTCTGCCGATTTCTTGCAGATGAAGGCTTCTCTCCCACGGCTACTACCATAGCGGTCGCCTCAGATTCGAGGCCAACCGGCCCTGCAATCATGGAGCAGGTTGTTGCCTGCCTCGACACCACAGGCTATAGCGTTGCAGTCGTCGGCATCTCCGCCGCTCCCGAAGTGATGGCCTGGGCCAAGGAGGATTCCCAGGTAGATGCCTTTGTCTATATTTCTGCCAGCCACAACCCCATCGGACACAACGGCATAAAATTTGGCCTGGCTACCGGAGGTGTCCTCGACGGAGAACAGGCCTCAAGGCTCATTCTCTTTTTTAAACAACTGCTTGACGATAGGGAACAAACCTTGTCGGCAATCGTCCGAAGCGAAAGCCGCGACGAGGAAAGGGTGCGCTCGCTACTTGCCACGGCCTCCTTTTTTAAGAAACAAGCCCTTGATTGCTACCATCGTTTTCTACGCAGAACTGTCACCGGAAGCTCCGGCGATCAGGAAGCCAACAAGATATTCAATCTGTTCGCTTCCCAGGCCGACATCTATCCGGTCGGCGTTCTGGGAGAGCTGAACGGAAGTGCCAGAGCCCTTTCGATCGACAAAAAAATTCTATCCGAGGCAGGTGCTTCTCTCTTTTTTGCCGGGGATAAGGTGGGGGTCATCGAGCATAGGATCGTACCGGAAGGCGAAAGCCTTGACCCCGCGCGGAAACTTCTTCAGAAATTACACGCACAACGGGCCGAGTTTGCGATTGCTTATGTTCCGGACAACGATGGTGACAGAGGGAACCTTGTTTTTGCTGAAAATGATGGAAAATGCAGGGCCCTCGAGGCACAGGAGGTGTTTGCACTTGCCGTTCTCTCGGAGCTGGCCTATACAAGGTGGCTGGAGGCCAAGGCATCGGACGGGCCGCCTTCAACAAAGCTTGCCGTTGTCGTAAACGGCCCAACCTCCATGCGCATTGATTCTATTGCCGATGCCTTCGGGGCTGAAACCTTCCGCGCCGAGGTTGGGGAGGCCAATGCCGTAAACCTTGCCAGGGAAAAACGCAAAGAGGGGTATACGATTCCCATCCTCGGTGAGGGAAGCAACGGTGGAAATATAACCCATCCATCGGCGGTGAGAGACCCCCTTTGTACCGTTTTCGCGGTTCTTAAACTCTTGCTCATACGTGATATGGATGAGAAACCCGGACTTTTTCGACGCTGGCTCCGTGCCTCCGGCAGGCAAGAGCTGTATAGAGAAGATTTCACACTTTCAGATATCATCGCAAGCCTTCCAACCTATACAACCACCAGCGCCTATGAAAAACGGGCCATTCTTCGCCTCGGAAACTTCGACCACGGAGCGTTAAAAAAGGCATGGGAAAAAGAGTTTGTATCCCAATGGGAGACCAGGAAACAAGAACTTGCCGAACGCTTTGGTATCGTGGCATGGGAGGAACGCCAATATGAAGCCACGTGCGAACGGAAAACGCGGGGTGAAGCGGGCCGAAGCGGTAAGATGACAGGTGGCCTGAAGGTTGTGTTTTTCGGGGCGGACGGATTGGTGAGTGACTACATTTGGATGCGCGGTTCGGGGACTGAGCCACTTTTTCGTATCCTTGCAGACTGCAAGGGCGACGATAAGGAGCGTGAGGAGTATCTTTTAACGTGGCAGCGTTCAATGATCCTTCGTGCCTACGAAGGTATTCGATAACCCTCGGCACTTTCCGCTACGAACCCCTCCCTGACAAGGGCGGAAAGAAGTTGCATTGTCTTCTCCTGATCGGTATCGATATCGGTAGAAAGTTCTTTGCAGCTCTTGGCTCTGCCTTGAGAGGCCGTCAGCAAGCGGAGCAGAGCGCCTCTTTTCTGCCTGTCGGAGCCTTCAAAGGTCGATTGCCTGCTGTAATGTGCGCTTCTTCGGTTTGGATTCTCAACGCCACGGAGGGCCGAACCATAATCCATTAAGGCATAATACCAGTTACGAGGATCTTTTCGATCAAGGGTTTCCTCTACAAGGGGAAGAATCTGGCGGTCCGTTACCCTCTCCTGGTCAGGAAAAAAGTGGTGAATAAAGATTCTACGGATATTTGTTTCGATAAAAACTACCGGCCTGTTGTAGGCAAAGGCAAGCACCGCCTTTGCCGTGTAAGGACCTACCATCGGAAGTGCAACGAGCCCGTCGTAGGTATCCGGCAAAGAACCACCGGCCGAAACCGCACGTTCGGCAATCTTTTTGAGAGCGAGGGCACGTCTATTATAACCAAGCCCGCTCCAAAGGCTAAGAAGCTCTGTAAGCTCAACATCTGCCATGGTCCGGGGATTGGGGAAACGCCCGGCAAGGCTCTCCCATTTTGTAGCGACTCTGCTTGTTTGGGTCTGCTGAAGCATCATCTCGGAAAGCAGGATCAGCCAGGGATCGTTTGTTTCCCTCCAGGGAAAGCTGCGCCGGTTTTTTTTGTAGAACTCGTAGATGAGATGGCGAAAATCATCCTTTTTCATGGCTGAAGTATAGCAAAACAAAGCTGCCTCGGCAAAGCCGACAGACATTTCCCCTATTCGCCCATATCCTCGCCGTCATAGAGCGCAAAAAGCTGATCTTCGGAAATTTCGGGATCTCCCTTTCCGCTGCTAATGAAAACAGCAATAAAGCGCAAGCCTGGGACATTCTGACAGATGATCTGTA contains:
- a CDS encoding HAD family hydrolase — its product is MSLSNRSLIALDFDGTMAVGGHPVPSVLEVLEHTLPRNVVRVVATGRSLASIRESWPEPWPLDYLIFSSGAGLYDCSSRRLCWKRHLKKSETEWGLRLLETEAIDYMVHFPIPDNHRFFYRRFAGHPDFERRIERYRTYAVAGVVPIELPGELTQIIAIGDEEQISDKLLLSLSSHYSVIRSTSPLDGKSFWLELFSKGVDKGSGLALLCDRLKIDRKEVLAVGNDFNDLHMLRWAGSAAVVEGFPLSHAYQFHTFPPASEGGAASAVMEWLSSSKRRRER
- a CDS encoding pyridoxamine kinase, with the protein product MKNPVPRVAAIHDLSGFGRSSLTIVSPILSTMGVQVCPLPTALLSTQTGGFENYAFFDLTHQMGEIIKHWKSLDIDFQAIYSGFLGSEKQVEIVSDFIVSFRGEDTIVLVDPVMGDDGATYAPIGPFLVSQMRQLVGKADIITPNFTEAMLLLDETYHEKTDLKAVKGYLRRLSEMGPRQVIITSVRTDDTPHISTVVAYDRDDGRFWKVDCSYIPAFYPGTGDIFASVVVGSILQGDSLPIALDRAVQFISVAIRATFGYKIPNREGVLLERVLGNLNIPIVAGSYELIE
- a CDS encoding HhH-GPD family protein, producing MKKDDFRHLIYEFYKKNRRSFPWRETNDPWLILLSEMMLQQTQTSRVATKWESLAGRFPNPRTMADVELTELLSLWSGLGYNRRALALKKIAERAVSAGGSLPDTYDGLVALPMVGPYTAKAVLAFAYNRPVVFIETNIRRIFIHHFFPDQERVTDRQILPLVEETLDRKDPRNWYYALMDYGSALRGVENPNRRSAHYSRQSTFEGSDRQKRGALLRLLTASQGRAKSCKELSTDIDTDQEKTMQLLSALVREGFVAESAEGYRIPS